In Gossypium raimondii isolate GPD5lz chromosome 12, ASM2569854v1, whole genome shotgun sequence, a single window of DNA contains:
- the LOC105765663 gene encoding golgin candidate 2 gives MANWISSKLKVAETLLQQIDQQAAESLKKNEKPLSDEIKIDTPTKTGGVVSLKDQLKKKPQENYDYQGKLFSDQNAKVSSNDDSNSNKAVNVPNLDKEVSSSKASVKRKTSLTDSDWTELLSTPSHGTGSLGNTRGNVVSGIRGLGKDARRKGKLGSNSLSLERKKNEKSDVSASKSVRRSDIVSGNKLNGKPNEGEESSSSGRASNNSIDIQNDGKTLEGLKLNHEVTDSISMVKLKDDMDEENGWQLDSGDLLSDAEGLSRSVSKNHLPPNMPELGNTDGVPDVKIGMPDAHDQLVTTVSEKSKSTGSSRSLVSNDVKRTSQPTSDGSSDSDSDSDSSSGSESELEREERRRRKQRILAERAAAKAIEAIKERENMIAKLEGEKQSLEKILEERAKQQAKEASELQTTMMEMMEAVELEKQKHNNTRMEALQRLAKLETRNADLARSLATAQKKLEVEINQIADLRQQIELKETAHEELKRRISSSYQSGTYPNQLAASKGIEFECEILEAEYCLVIDKIGRLQGKAKQLEASIELTRKEMEDPTEVEVELNRRLGQLTDRLIQKQAQVESLSSEKATLTFRIEAVLRMLDENSSVNTSDAASSDLESGTWDLSDSKLKPLFKDKIRSGKKQLGSIVKQLDAIFVAGAIFLRRNAAAKLWSLVYLVCLHFWVLYILMTHSQPSDEGRSGAVMSLENINNTASG, from the exons ATGGCAAATTGGATCTCCTCCAAGCTCAAAGTTGCTGAAACTCTCCTTCAACAg ATCGATCAGCAAGCGGCGGAGTCGCTTAAGAAGAATGAGAAGCCACTTTCTGATGAGATTAAAATTGATACTCCGACGAAAACAGGTGGGGTTGTGTCTTTAAAGGATCAATTGAAAAAGAAACCACAAGAGAATTATGATTATCAAGGGAAATTATTCAGTGATCAAAATGCTAAAGTATCTAGTAATGATGATAGTAATAGTAATAAGGCAGTTAATGTTCCAAATCTGGACAAAGAGGTTTCGAGTTCGAAAGCTTCCGTGAAACGTAAGACTTCGCTTACAGATAGTGATTGGACTGAACTTCTTAGTACACCAAGTCATGGAACCGGTTCTTTGGGGAACACTCGTGGTAATGTGGTGTCTGGGATTCGGGGATTGGGGAAGGATGCACGGAGGAAAGGAAAATTAGGGTCTAATTCGTTGTCGTTGGAAAGGAAGAAGAATGAGAAAAGCGATGTTAGTGCTAGCAAGTCTGTGAGGAGATCAGATATTGTTTCTGGAAATAAGTTGAATGGGAAGCCAAATGAAGGTGAAGAATCGAGCTCTTCAGGGCGTGCTTCTAATAATAGCATTGATATACAGAATGATGGTAAGACTTTGGAAGGGTTGAAATTGAATCACGAGGTCACTGATTCAATCTCTATGGTGAAACTGAAAGATGACATGGATGAAGAAAATGGTTGGCAATTGGATTCTGGAGACCTTCTGTCTGATGCTGAAGGGTTGTCACGATCTGTAAGCAAGAACCATTTGCCTCCAAACATGCCGGAATTGGGAAATACTGACGGGGTACCTGATGTGAAAATAGGAATGCCTGATGCTCACGATCAGTTGGTAACTACTGTAAGTGAGAAATCCAAGTCCACCGGTTCATCCAGAAGTTTAGTCTCCAATGATGTGAAAAGGACCTCTCAGCCAACAAGTGATGGAAGCTCTGATTCAGATTCTGATTCTGATTCTTCGTCTGGCTCTGAAAGTGAACTTGAGAGGGAGgaaaggaggaggaggaagcAGAGGATTTTGGCTGAGCGAGCAGCAGCCAAAGCTATTGAAGCTATCAAAGAACGAGAGAATATGATTGCGAAATTAGAGGGAGAGAAGCAGAGCTTAGAGAAAATACTTGAGGAAAGAGCCAAACAACAAGCAAAAGAG GCTTCAGAGCTACAGACAACTATGATGGAAATGATGGAAGCTGTTGAGCTAGAAAAGCAGAAACATAATAATACTAGAATGGAAGCCCTCCAGCGATTAGCAAAGCTAGAG ACCAGAAATGCTGATCTTGCAAGATCACTTGCTACTGCACAGAAGAAACTTGAAGTAGAG ATTAATCAGATAGCAGATCTCCGACAACAGATAGAGTTGAAAGAAACAGCCCATGAAG AACTGAAGAGGAGGATCTCTAGTAGTTATCAGAGCGGAACTTATCCAAACCAA TTAGCCGCTTCGAAGGGAATTGAATTCGAATGTGAAATACTTGAGGCCGAGTACTGTCTTGTCATTGATAAAATTGGACGGCTGCAGGGCAAG GCAAAACAACTGGAAGCAAGCATTGAATTGACAAGGAAAGAAATGGAGGACCCAACAGAAGTAGAAGTTGAGCTTAACCGAAGGCTCGGACAGCTAACTGATCGCTTAATTCAGAAACAAGCCCAG GTTGAATCTCTCTCTTCCGAGAAGGCAACATTAACGTTCAGAATTGAG GCAGTTTTGAGGATGCTGGATGAGAACAGTTCCGTGAATACAAGCGATGCAGCATCAAGCGATTTGGAATCTGGAACATGGGATCTTTCCGATTCGAAGTTGAAGCCTCTATTCAAGGACAAAATCCGTTCAGGCAAAAAACAACTCGGATCTATAGTGAAGCAGTTAGATGCTATATTCGTGGCCGGTGCAATATTCCTAAGAAGAAATGCTGCAGCAAAACTCTGGTCTCTGGTCTACTTGGTATGCCTTCACTTTTGGGTCTTGTATATTCTGATGACACATTCCCAACCGTCGGACGAAGGCCGATCTGGTGCTGTCATGTCCTTGGAAAACATCAACAACACTGCAAGCGGGTAA
- the LOC105765662 gene encoding probable serine/threonine-protein kinase SIS8 isoform X1: MKNILKKLHVSNQSEDIEGSSSSRSNKKSSDDVSSSQHSPENNNNNNSNNNKSLSALSSWLNSVANRKSPSPPSSSNLKKRETMEPSDSVSTSGSKAALDTGKGNSGSSNTRDSDVEEEYYQIQLAMELSAREDPEAAQIEAVKQISLSSCGPENTPAEVVAYRYWNYNSLNYDDKILDGFYDLYGILTGSAAEGMPSLLDLQGTSVADNVSWEAVLVNRDSDANLLKLERKALEMTAKLKSESLAFVSSNLVQKLAVLVSEYMGGPVVDPDCMSRAWRSLSYSLKSTLDCMVLPLGSLTIGLARHRALLFKVLADSVGIPCRLVKGQQYTGSDDVAMNFVKIDDGREYIVDLMADPGTLIPSDTDGSHVEYDDSFFSSGPLSRDIDSTHIASSTSGVGSSLEDGKGDFSACLNLSGATSSGEQSKESTGDFKTPSSIEKEPVRELPNRPNYPYVHARSPSWTEGISSPAVRRMQVKDVSQYVIDVAKENPQLAQKLHDVLLESGVVVPPNLFTGVYSEQLDTSNIEVRLPVEIKDENGKGTGPRNSKNQNDFRPSHCLPPLPHQKGHAKASSPHDQPEHLKSVEGLRVTCPVDTREVIRPPVLSQSEAASIQYATSVPVAAAAAAAAVASSMVVTAKRLDTDSNVELPVAAAVMAATSAAVMKQTDCNDGDANLAGCEHISKRRQNAWRVNSEGERMSDKSAGNDSSKSDNALDDVAECEIPWEEITLGERIGLGSYGEVYRGEWRGTEVAVKKFLDQDISGEPLEEYKSEVLLMKKLRHPNVVLFMGAVTRPPNLSIVTEFLHRGSLYRLIHRPNNQLDERRRLRMALDTARGMNYLHNCTPMIVHRDLKSPNLLVDRNWVVKVCDFGLSRMKHSTYLSSMSTAGTAEWMAPEVLRNEPSDEKCDVYSFGVILWELSTLQQPWKGMNPMQVVGAVGFQHRRLDIPDDIDPAIAEIIRKCWHTDPKLRPTFAEIMAALKPLLKPITNAQVPRSTISLSKSHDRGEP, translated from the exons ATGAAGAACATTCTCAAGAAGCTGCATGTATCTAATCAATCTGAAGATATTGAAGGGTCGTCTTCATCAAGAAGCAACAAGAAGTCCAGTGATGATGTATCATCGTCTCAACACAGCCCtgagaataataataataataatagtaataataacaaATCATTATCTGCTCTTTCTAGTTGGTTGAACTCAGTAGCTAATAGGAAAAGTCCAAGTCCACCATCTTCTTCAAATTTGAAGAAAAGGGAAACTATGGAACCTAGTGATTCAGTTAGCACTAGTGGTTCAAAGGCTGCTTTGGATACAGGAAAGGGCAATTCAGGGTCTAGCAACACTAGGGATTCTGATGTAGAAGAGGAGTATTATCAGATACAATTGGCTATGGAGTTGAGTGCTAGGGAGGATCCTGAAGCTGCTCAGATTGAGGCTGTTAAGCAAATTAGTCTAAGCTCTTGTGGTCCTGAGAATACTCCAGCTGAAGTTGTTGCATATAGATATTGG AATTATAATTCTCTTAATTATGATGACAAGATCCTGGATGGCTTTTATGACCTGTATGGAATTCTAACTGGATCTGCTGCGGAAGGAATGCCTTCACTCCTTGATTTGCAAGGGACATCGGTGGCAGACAACGTCTCTTGGGAAGCAGTTTTGGTCAATAGAGATTCTGATGCAAATTTGTTGAAACTTGAACGAAAAGCACTAGAGATGACTGCAAAGTTAAAGTCAGAATCTTTGGCTTTTGTAAGCAGCAATCTAGTGCAAAAGCTTGCAGTTTTAGTTTCTGAATATATGGGTGGACCAGTTGTGGATCCTGACTGTATGTCACGAGCCTGGCGAAGTCTTAGTTACAGTCTAAAATCTACCCTTGACTGCATGGTTTTGCCACTTGGTTCTTTAACAATCGGTTTGGCTCGTCATCGTGCATTGTTATTCAAG GTTTTGGCTGATAGTGTTGGCATTCCTTGCCGGTTGGTGAAAGGGCAACAATATACAGGTTCTGATGATGTGGCAATGAACTTTGTAAAGATTGATGATGGAAG GGAATACATTGTTGACCTAATGGCAGATCCTGGCACACTTATTCCTTCTGATACAGATGGATCTCATGTGGAATACGAtgattctttcttttcctccgGCCCTTTGTCTCGAGACATTGATTCAACCCATATAGCCTCTTCTACCAGTGGGGTTGGCAGTTCACTTGAAGATGGAAAAGGAGATTTTAGTGCTTGTTTAAACTTGTCTGGAGCAACTAGTAGTGGGGAGCAATCAAAGGAATCTACGGGTGATTTTAAAACCCCTTCTAGCATAGAGAAGGAACCTGTGCGAGAGCTTCCAAACAGACCTAATTATCCTTATGTGCATGCAAGATCTCCTTCCTGGACAGAAGGTATTAGCTCCCCTGCTGTACGTAGGATGCAGGTGAAAGATGTCTCACAGTATGTGATTGATGTTGCCAAGGAGAATCCGCAGTTAGCTCAAAAACTTCATGATGTGTTACTTGAGAGTGGTGTTGTTGTTCCTCCTAACTTATTTACTGGGGTTTATTCTGAGCAGTTAGATACATCAAATATTGAAGTAAGGTTGCCAGTTGAAATTAAGGATGAAAATGGAAAGGGCACTGGACCTCGCAATAGTAAGAACCAAAATGATTTTAGACCTTCTCATTGCTTGCCTCCTCTACCCCATCAGAAAGGACATGCCAAAGCAAGCTCTCCTCATGACCAACCTGAACATCTTAAATCTGTGGAAGGCCTAAGGGTCACTTGTCCAGTTGATACAAGGGAAGTCATTAGACCACCTGTGTTGTCACAATCTGAAGCGGCTTCTATTCAGTATGCCACAAGTGTCCCAGTTGCTGCAGcagctgctgctgctgctgttgcATCTTCAATGGTAGTTACTGCAAAAAGATTGGACACAGATTCAAATGTTGAACTTCCTGTAGCAGCTGCTGTAATGGCAGCTACTAGCGCAGCTGTGATGAAGCAGACTGATTGTAATGATGGAGATGCTAACTTGGCTGGCTGTGAGCATATTAGTAAAAGGAGGCAAAATGCCTGGAGGGTAAATTCTGAAGGCGAGAGAATGTCAGATAAATCAGCTGGTAATGATAGTTCAAAGTCTGATAATGCTCTTGATGATGTTGCGGAATGTGAGATACCTTGGGAGGAAATCACCTTGGGTGAACGAATTGGACTTG GATCATATGGTGAGGTTTATCGTGGAGAATGGCGTGGGACT GAAGTTGCTGTAAAGAAGTTCCTGGATCAAGATATCTCTGGGGAACCACTTGAAGAATACAAAAGTGAG GTCCTCCTCATGAAAAAACTCAGACATCCCAATGTTGTTCTCTTCATGGGAGCTGTAACTCGTCCTCCAAACCTTTCAATTGTAACAGAATTTCTTCATAG AGGTAGTTTGTATAGGTTAATTCACCGACCAAACAATCAATTGGATGAGCGGAGGCGTTTGAGGATGGCTCTTGATACT GCTCGGGGAATGAATTACTTGCACAATTGCACTCCAATGATAGTACACCGTGATTTGAAGTCCCCGAATCTTTTAGTAGACAGAAATTGGGTTGTAAAG GTCTGTGATTTTGGTTTATCACGGATGAAGCACAGCACATATCTATCATCAATGTCGACTGCAGGAACG GCTGAGTGGATGGCTCCGGAAGTACTACGAAATGAACCTTCCGATGAGAA GTGTGATGTTTATAGCTTTGGAGTTATCTTATGGGAGCTCTCTACCCTGCAACAACCATGGAAAGGAATGAACCCGATGCAAGTTGTTGGTGCTGTAGGATTTCAGCATCGTCGTCTCGATATTCCAGATGACATTGATCCTGCCATTGCAGAAATTATTAGAAAGTGCTGGCACAC AGACCCAAAATTGAGGCCGACATTTGCAGAAATTATGGCTGCTTTGAAGCCATTGCTAAAGCCTATAACAAATGCACAAGTACCTAGATCAACTATATCTTTGAGTAAGAGCCATGATAGAGGTGAGCCATGA
- the LOC105765662 gene encoding probable serine/threonine-protein kinase SIS8 isoform X2, with product MPSLLDLQGTSVADNVSWEAVLVNRDSDANLLKLERKALEMTAKLKSESLAFVSSNLVQKLAVLVSEYMGGPVVDPDCMSRAWRSLSYSLKSTLDCMVLPLGSLTIGLARHRALLFKVLADSVGIPCRLVKGQQYTGSDDVAMNFVKIDDGREYIVDLMADPGTLIPSDTDGSHVEYDDSFFSSGPLSRDIDSTHIASSTSGVGSSLEDGKGDFSACLNLSGATSSGEQSKESTGDFKTPSSIEKEPVRELPNRPNYPYVHARSPSWTEGISSPAVRRMQVKDVSQYVIDVAKENPQLAQKLHDVLLESGVVVPPNLFTGVYSEQLDTSNIEVRLPVEIKDENGKGTGPRNSKNQNDFRPSHCLPPLPHQKGHAKASSPHDQPEHLKSVEGLRVTCPVDTREVIRPPVLSQSEAASIQYATSVPVAAAAAAAAVASSMVVTAKRLDTDSNVELPVAAAVMAATSAAVMKQTDCNDGDANLAGCEHISKRRQNAWRVNSEGERMSDKSAGNDSSKSDNALDDVAECEIPWEEITLGERIGLGSYGEVYRGEWRGTEVAVKKFLDQDISGEPLEEYKSEVLLMKKLRHPNVVLFMGAVTRPPNLSIVTEFLHRGSLYRLIHRPNNQLDERRRLRMALDTARGMNYLHNCTPMIVHRDLKSPNLLVDRNWVVKVCDFGLSRMKHSTYLSSMSTAGTAEWMAPEVLRNEPSDEKCDVYSFGVILWELSTLQQPWKGMNPMQVVGAVGFQHRRLDIPDDIDPAIAEIIRKCWHTDPKLRPTFAEIMAALKPLLKPITNAQVPRSTISLSKSHDRGEP from the exons ATGCCTTCACTCCTTGATTTGCAAGGGACATCGGTGGCAGACAACGTCTCTTGGGAAGCAGTTTTGGTCAATAGAGATTCTGATGCAAATTTGTTGAAACTTGAACGAAAAGCACTAGAGATGACTGCAAAGTTAAAGTCAGAATCTTTGGCTTTTGTAAGCAGCAATCTAGTGCAAAAGCTTGCAGTTTTAGTTTCTGAATATATGGGTGGACCAGTTGTGGATCCTGACTGTATGTCACGAGCCTGGCGAAGTCTTAGTTACAGTCTAAAATCTACCCTTGACTGCATGGTTTTGCCACTTGGTTCTTTAACAATCGGTTTGGCTCGTCATCGTGCATTGTTATTCAAG GTTTTGGCTGATAGTGTTGGCATTCCTTGCCGGTTGGTGAAAGGGCAACAATATACAGGTTCTGATGATGTGGCAATGAACTTTGTAAAGATTGATGATGGAAG GGAATACATTGTTGACCTAATGGCAGATCCTGGCACACTTATTCCTTCTGATACAGATGGATCTCATGTGGAATACGAtgattctttcttttcctccgGCCCTTTGTCTCGAGACATTGATTCAACCCATATAGCCTCTTCTACCAGTGGGGTTGGCAGTTCACTTGAAGATGGAAAAGGAGATTTTAGTGCTTGTTTAAACTTGTCTGGAGCAACTAGTAGTGGGGAGCAATCAAAGGAATCTACGGGTGATTTTAAAACCCCTTCTAGCATAGAGAAGGAACCTGTGCGAGAGCTTCCAAACAGACCTAATTATCCTTATGTGCATGCAAGATCTCCTTCCTGGACAGAAGGTATTAGCTCCCCTGCTGTACGTAGGATGCAGGTGAAAGATGTCTCACAGTATGTGATTGATGTTGCCAAGGAGAATCCGCAGTTAGCTCAAAAACTTCATGATGTGTTACTTGAGAGTGGTGTTGTTGTTCCTCCTAACTTATTTACTGGGGTTTATTCTGAGCAGTTAGATACATCAAATATTGAAGTAAGGTTGCCAGTTGAAATTAAGGATGAAAATGGAAAGGGCACTGGACCTCGCAATAGTAAGAACCAAAATGATTTTAGACCTTCTCATTGCTTGCCTCCTCTACCCCATCAGAAAGGACATGCCAAAGCAAGCTCTCCTCATGACCAACCTGAACATCTTAAATCTGTGGAAGGCCTAAGGGTCACTTGTCCAGTTGATACAAGGGAAGTCATTAGACCACCTGTGTTGTCACAATCTGAAGCGGCTTCTATTCAGTATGCCACAAGTGTCCCAGTTGCTGCAGcagctgctgctgctgctgttgcATCTTCAATGGTAGTTACTGCAAAAAGATTGGACACAGATTCAAATGTTGAACTTCCTGTAGCAGCTGCTGTAATGGCAGCTACTAGCGCAGCTGTGATGAAGCAGACTGATTGTAATGATGGAGATGCTAACTTGGCTGGCTGTGAGCATATTAGTAAAAGGAGGCAAAATGCCTGGAGGGTAAATTCTGAAGGCGAGAGAATGTCAGATAAATCAGCTGGTAATGATAGTTCAAAGTCTGATAATGCTCTTGATGATGTTGCGGAATGTGAGATACCTTGGGAGGAAATCACCTTGGGTGAACGAATTGGACTTG GATCATATGGTGAGGTTTATCGTGGAGAATGGCGTGGGACT GAAGTTGCTGTAAAGAAGTTCCTGGATCAAGATATCTCTGGGGAACCACTTGAAGAATACAAAAGTGAG GTCCTCCTCATGAAAAAACTCAGACATCCCAATGTTGTTCTCTTCATGGGAGCTGTAACTCGTCCTCCAAACCTTTCAATTGTAACAGAATTTCTTCATAG AGGTAGTTTGTATAGGTTAATTCACCGACCAAACAATCAATTGGATGAGCGGAGGCGTTTGAGGATGGCTCTTGATACT GCTCGGGGAATGAATTACTTGCACAATTGCACTCCAATGATAGTACACCGTGATTTGAAGTCCCCGAATCTTTTAGTAGACAGAAATTGGGTTGTAAAG GTCTGTGATTTTGGTTTATCACGGATGAAGCACAGCACATATCTATCATCAATGTCGACTGCAGGAACG GCTGAGTGGATGGCTCCGGAAGTACTACGAAATGAACCTTCCGATGAGAA GTGTGATGTTTATAGCTTTGGAGTTATCTTATGGGAGCTCTCTACCCTGCAACAACCATGGAAAGGAATGAACCCGATGCAAGTTGTTGGTGCTGTAGGATTTCAGCATCGTCGTCTCGATATTCCAGATGACATTGATCCTGCCATTGCAGAAATTATTAGAAAGTGCTGGCACAC AGACCCAAAATTGAGGCCGACATTTGCAGAAATTATGGCTGCTTTGAAGCCATTGCTAAAGCCTATAACAAATGCACAAGTACCTAGATCAACTATATCTTTGAGTAAGAGCCATGATAGAGGTGAGCCATGA